A genome region from Columba livia isolate bColLiv1 breed racing homer chromosome 2, bColLiv1.pat.W.v2, whole genome shotgun sequence includes the following:
- the GMNN gene encoding geminin → MKQKPNTEKSSGSLQKYLTDTTCNAAPRRTLKMIQPSATGCLVGRRNEKKSSVKGKLLNNKLTSKACKAEVSVDKEQENENMNDAIQAVDLMIKGSPSSQYWKELAEERRKALYEVLQENEKLHKEIEQKDGEIARLKEENEELMSLAEHVHYMTSMIERLTGQAPDSLETLKSLALEESEQENKEPNCGDSADSTSEEGPAQVSCGLRESISDLASKEVTHLQQE, encoded by the exons ATGAAACAGAAACCGAACACAGAAAAATCATCAGGATCTTTACAG AAGTACCTCACAGACACCACATGCAATGCTGCCCCAAGACGGACTCTTAAAATGATTCAGCCTTCAGCAACAGGTTGCCTGGTTGGCAGACGTAATGAG AAGAAATCTTCAGTCAAAGGGAAACTCTTGAATAACAAGTTGACCTCAAAGGCTTGTAAAGCTGAGGTATCTGTGGACAAGGAGCAAGAAAATGAGAATATGAATGATGCCATTCAAGCTGTAGATCTCATGATAAAAG GAAGCCCTTCATCTCAATATTGGaaagaactggctgaagaaaggaggaaggctCTGTATGAAGTacttcaagaaaatgaaaag CTGCACAAAGAAATTGAACAGAAAGATGGTGAAATTGCCCgcctgaaagaagaaaatgaagagctaATGTCCCTTGCTGAACATGTGCATTATATGACCAGCATGATTGAG AGGCTAACTGGTCAAGCACCTGACAGTCTTGAGACACTGAAGAGTCTGGCTCTAGAGGAAtctgaacaagaaaataaagagccTAACTGTGGAGACAGTGCAGACAGCACTTCTGAGGAAGGGCCAGCACAAGTATCATGTGGCTTAAGGGAAAGTATATCAGATCTTGCTTCAAAGGAAGTAACTCATTTGCAACAGGAGTGA
- the C2H6orf62 gene encoding uncharacterized protein C6orf62 homolog: MGDPNSRKKQALNRLRAQLRKKKESLADQFDFKMYIAFVFKDKKKKSALFEVSEVIPVMTNNYEENILKGVRDSSYSLESSLELLQKDVVQLHAPRYQSMRRDVIGCTQEMDFILWPRNDIEKIVCLLFSRWKGSDEPFRPVQAKFEFHHGDYEKQFLHVLSRKDKTGIVVNNPNQSVFLFIDRQHLQTPKNKATIFKLCSICLYLPQEQLTHWTVGTIEDHLRPYMPE, encoded by the exons ATGGGGGACCCAAACTCCCGGAAGAAACAAGCTCTGAACAGACTTCGTGCTCagcttagaaagaaaaaagaatctttAGCTGACCAGTTTGACTTCAAGATGTACATTGCCTTTGTGTTCAAAGACAAG aagaAAAAGTCAGCGCTTTTTGAAGTGTCTGAAGTGATACCAGTCATGACCAataattatgaagaaaatatcCTGAAAGGTGTGCGGGATTCCAGCTATTCTTTGGAAAGTTCCTTAGAGCTTCTGCAGAAGGATGTAGTACAGCTTCATGCACCCCGCTACCAGTCTATGCGCAGG GATGTGATCGGCTGTACCCAGGAGATGGACTTCATTCTTTGGCCTCGTAACGATATTGAAAAGATAGTCTGTCTCCTGTTTTCTCGGTGGAAGGGATCTGATGAACCCTTTAGGCCTGTtcag GCCAAGTTTGAATTTCATCATGGTGACtatgaaaaacagtttctgcaTGTTCTGAGCCGAAAGGACAAGACTGGAATTGTTGTCAACAACCCTAACCAGTCAGTGTTTCTCTTCATTGACAGACAGCACTTGCAG ACTCCAAAAAACAAAGCTACAATCTTCAAGTTATGCAGCATCTGCCTGTATCTGCCACAGGAGCAGCTCACTCACTGGACGGTTGGTACCATTGAGGACCACCTCCGTCCTTACATGCCAGAGTAA
- the ACOT13 gene encoding acyl-coenzyme A thioesterase 13 isoform X1, with amino-acid sequence MGWSKSAYASHDAVIQCDTALDTSTQDYEFQVKLLSATPGKIVCEMKVEEEHTNRFGTLHGGLTATLIDVVSTTALIYTERAAPGVSVDMNITYTSAAKIGEEILITAQILKQGRNLAFATVDLTNKASGKLIAQGRHTKYIGN; translated from the exons ATGGGCTGGAGTAAAAGTGCATATGCAAGTCATGATGCTGTAATACAGTGTGATACAGCCTTGGATACTTCTACCCAGGATTATGAATTTCAG GTGAAACTTCTCTCTGCAACTCCTGGAAAAATTGTTTGTGAAATGAAAGTAGAGGAGGAGCATACAAACAGATTTGGCACATTACATGGAGGCTTGACAGCCACACTTATAGATGTGGTGTCAACAACAGCATTGATATACACAGAAAGAGCAGCGCCTGGGGTCAGTGTGGACATGAACATCAC ATATACTTCTGCCGCTAAGATTGGAGAAGAGATACTGATTACAGCTCAGATTTTGAAGCAAGGAAGAAATCTTGCATTTGCCACCGTGGACTTAACAAATAAGGCGTCGGGAAAGTTAATTGCACAAGGTAGACATACAAAGTATATAGGAAATTAA